The proteins below come from a single Spirochaetia bacterium 38H-sp genomic window:
- a CDS encoding transglutaminase domain-containing protein, producing MNRIRLYIAICILLVLFVFLFLFFYNPTIYTVTPNIASPGDIIEIKGHGFGKERGRVIVGDMQLLNSSLLLWSDRLIRAKLPVGVSSGFVQVFTAKDKNSNRILFALKSDIPRPEGKSVIAAEITDIKPEVLSLASKVVVMGHNLDTFKDRGTIYVTWIGKDIAKSSDDVFYPVPNDYVIKWESDKIEFFLPEAATSGEVFISDGENRTNGIFVDVNDSGGRFYAGNALTYSLEFDMSFSVSAAESGAAIVWLPGIAKTFWQRNIRVLEENIPPYLRDKNNIAYRFSRTQTVAIKRGIVLDIYPVWTSDVDENARFSADEKDRYTIWQKNIFIDKKNNLIASLFDSKDYSPYEWVWKCYIFVRDRIGYRKSAGNSLDAVLQSGLSDSLGRARLLVQLLRAGDVPARVVGGILLQSGGNLSWYYWAEAALPAMGWVPVDPTAPFEAVSIPSDSDKAKDLYFLGGLSAQHLLMFREGDAFPAMIPGSQKQKNAFLPALWEYSYELRNSSISDIFFNVAVAGVY from the coding sequence ATGAATAGGATACGATTATATATAGCTATTTGCATTTTGCTTGTACTTTTTGTCTTCTTGTTTCTTTTTTTTTATAACCCTACTATATATACTGTTACTCCTAATATAGCAAGTCCAGGAGATATTATAGAGATAAAGGGTCATGGCTTTGGCAAAGAACGTGGTAGAGTCATAGTTGGAGATATGCAATTATTAAACTCTTCCCTTTTATTATGGTCAGACAGGCTTATAAGGGCAAAATTGCCTGTTGGAGTTAGTTCTGGATTTGTACAGGTTTTTACGGCAAAAGATAAAAATAGCAATAGGATACTTTTTGCTCTCAAGTCGGATATTCCAAGACCAGAGGGAAAGTCCGTTATTGCTGCCGAGATTACAGATATAAAACCAGAGGTGTTGTCTCTTGCTTCCAAAGTTGTTGTTATGGGGCACAATCTTGATACTTTTAAAGATAGAGGCACTATCTATGTGACATGGATAGGAAAGGATATTGCAAAGAGCTCAGATGATGTTTTTTATCCTGTCCCTAATGATTATGTAATAAAATGGGAGTCCGATAAGATAGAGTTTTTTCTGCCTGAGGCTGCAACCTCCGGAGAGGTTTTTATATCTGACGGTGAGAATAGGACCAATGGAATTTTTGTAGATGTCAACGATTCGGGAGGACGATTTTATGCCGGAAATGCTCTTACTTATTCTCTTGAGTTTGACATGAGTTTCTCCGTATCTGCTGCTGAGTCTGGTGCTGCCATAGTATGGCTTCCTGGTATCGCCAAGACATTTTGGCAGAGAAATATACGTGTTTTGGAGGAGAATATACCACCGTACTTAAGAGATAAAAATAATATTGCCTATAGATTTTCCAGGACACAGACTGTTGCTATAAAAAGAGGGATAGTTCTTGATATTTATCCCGTATGGACATCGGATGTAGACGAGAATGCCCGTTTTTCTGCGGATGAAAAAGATCGGTATACTATATGGCAGAAGAATATATTTATAGATAAAAAAAATAATCTTATAGCTTCTCTTTTTGATTCCAAAGATTATAGTCCTTATGAGTGGGTATGGAAGTGTTATATATTTGTCAGAGACAGAATAGGATACAGGAAGTCTGCGGGGAATAGTCTTGATGCTGTTTTGCAATCCGGGCTTTCTGATTCTTTGGGAAGAGCCAGGTTATTGGTCCAGCTGTTGAGAGCAGGCGATGTCCCTGCACGTGTTGTCGGCGGTATTTTGCTGCAAAGTGGTGGTAATCTGAGCTGGTACTATTGGGCAGAAGCAGCTTTGCCGGCCATGGGATGGGTGCCTGTTGATCCAACGGCTCCATTTGAAGCGGTATCAATACCATCAGATTCTGATAAAGCAAAAGACTTATATTTTCTTGGGGGACTTTCTGCTCAGCATCTTCTTATGTTTAGAGAAGGTGATGCTTTTCCTGCCATGATACCGGGCTCTCAGAAACAGAAGAATGCTTTTCTGCCTGCATTATGGGAATATTCTTATGAATTGAGAAATTCTTCTATAAGTGATATATTCTTTAATGTTGCTGTTGCCGGAGTTTACTAA
- a CDS encoding RNA polymerase sigma factor, whose amino-acid sequence MIRDEIFEQVYNESFSIIYRMVYRLTGDSSVAEDICHEAFLKYYPRVEEIPDNKQALYWLLRVAKNMTYNFLKKKQREGKLLNKLYKEIPYKEQSEEGRFVDKEVAQEVRAKIEQLPYKLRVPLILREYEGLSYRDIAEVMNITENNVKIRIFRARNKLAELLSSGGSL is encoded by the coding sequence ATGATAAGAGATGAGATTTTTGAGCAAGTATACAATGAGAGCTTCTCTATTATTTACAGGATGGTTTATAGGTTGACAGGAGACAGTAGCGTGGCAGAGGATATTTGCCATGAGGCCTTTTTGAAATACTATCCTAGAGTGGAAGAGATACCTGACAATAAACAGGCCCTCTATTGGTTGCTGCGGGTTGCAAAGAACATGACATATAACTTTCTCAAAAAAAAACAGAGAGAAGGGAAGTTGTTAAACAAGCTTTATAAGGAAATCCCTTATAAAGAGCAGAGCGAGGAAGGCAGATTTGTTGATAAGGAAGTCGCACAAGAAGTCAGAGCCAAGATAGAGCAGCTGCCATATAAACTAAGAGTTCCTCTTATTCTGAGGGAGTATGAGGGGCTTTCTTATAGGGATATTGCGGAGGTTATGAATATTACAGAAAATAATGTAAAAATAAGAATTTTTAGAGCAAGGAACAAACTGGCAGAATTACTTTCTTCCGGAGGAAGCCTATGA
- the cysS gene encoding cysteine--tRNA ligase, which translates to MDIRLFNSMGRKVEDFSPMQKDTVGMYACGPTVYNYAHIGNLRTYIFEDLLRRTLEYAGYKVKHVMNVTDVGHLTSDGDEGEDKMIKSAREKGMSVWDIAHFFSDAFFNDIKELNILMPTVVCRATEHIPEMIDLVKRLEKNGHTYVSEGNVYYDTATFPDYGKLALLDRQELKAGARVAVDKSKKNPRDFVLWFTRSKFENQAMVWDSPWGRGYPGWHLECSAMSMKYLGEQFDIHCGGIDHIPVHHTNEIAQSEGATGKTPWVRYWLHGEFLVLDSGKMSKSSGNFLTLSVLTEKGFSPLDYRYYCLGAHYRSQLVFSFSALESAKNARRSLIEKISSLKPDDNWADKDMSDKALSYRDQFVDYISNDLNSPRAIAVLWSVIKDSFLSDTDKALLVSDMDRVLGLSLVKEIGAKEAVAKISDEDMELIRQREIFRKEKNYSEADRIRNLLAEKGIIIKDTPQGTVWEVSKDW; encoded by the coding sequence ATGGATATAAGGCTGTTTAACAGTATGGGTAGAAAGGTAGAGGATTTTTCTCCCATGCAAAAAGATACGGTTGGGATGTATGCTTGTGGTCCTACTGTATATAATTATGCTCATATAGGTAACTTGCGTACATATATCTTTGAAGACTTGTTGAGGAGAACGCTGGAATATGCCGGATATAAGGTAAAGCATGTTATGAATGTAACTGATGTAGGGCATCTTACGAGCGATGGAGATGAGGGTGAGGATAAGATGATAAAGAGTGCACGGGAAAAGGGTATGAGTGTGTGGGATATTGCACACTTTTTTTCTGATGCTTTTTTTAACGATATAAAAGAGCTTAATATACTTATGCCCACTGTGGTCTGTCGTGCAACAGAGCATATACCGGAGATGATAGACTTGGTCAAAAGGCTAGAAAAAAATGGACATACTTATGTCTCGGAAGGTAATGTATATTATGATACTGCGACGTTTCCGGACTATGGCAAGCTTGCTCTTCTTGATAGACAGGAGCTAAAGGCAGGAGCCAGGGTTGCTGTTGATAAAAGCAAGAAGAATCCTAGAGATTTTGTTCTGTGGTTTACAAGGTCCAAGTTTGAAAATCAGGCTATGGTATGGGATTCTCCATGGGGAAGGGGCTATCCCGGTTGGCATCTTGAGTGTTCTGCTATGAGTATGAAGTATCTTGGAGAGCAGTTTGATATCCACTGTGGAGGAATAGATCATATACCTGTACATCATACCAATGAGATTGCACAGAGCGAAGGAGCAACAGGGAAAACGCCATGGGTAAGATATTGGCTTCATGGAGAGTTTCTTGTTCTTGACTCGGGTAAGATGTCCAAGTCTTCCGGCAATTTCCTTACTCTCTCTGTTCTCACGGAAAAGGGCTTTTCTCCTCTGGATTATAGATATTATTGTCTTGGTGCTCATTACAGAAGTCAGCTGGTTTTTTCCTTTTCTGCTCTTGAGTCCGCAAAAAATGCAAGAAGGTCTCTTATAGAAAAGATAAGTTCTCTTAAACCAGATGATAACTGGGCTGATAAAGATATGTCTGATAAGGCTCTTTCCTATAGGGATCAATTTGTGGACTATATCAGTAATGACCTTAATTCTCCAAGAGCAATAGCTGTGTTGTGGTCTGTTATAAAGGATTCTTTTCTGTCGGATACAGATAAGGCGCTTTTGGTATCTGATATGGATAGGGTTCTTGGTTTGTCTCTTGTCAAGGAAATTGGAGCAAAAGAAGCTGTTGCAAAAATTTCGGATGAGGATATGGAGCTAATTAGACAGAGAGAGATTTTTAGAAAAGAAAAAAATTATTCGGAAGCTGATAGGATTCGTAACTTGTTAGCGGAAAAAGGGATTATAATAAAGGATACTCCTCAGGGAACTGTCTGGGAAGTGTCAAAAGATTGGTAA